Proteins encoded in a region of the Montipora foliosa isolate CH-2021 unplaced genomic scaffold, ASM3666993v2 scaffold_423, whole genome shotgun sequence genome:
- the LOC137988618 gene encoding integrase/recombinase xerD homolog, with protein sequence MDPCLQGLASRLQKSVLSARAPSTSSTYYRAFKRWKDFAVSNLKSNYLPANPIHVAVYLQHVLESTKSCSSVDSAFYAIKWAHEVAGMASPTDNQVVSRVREAAKRILGAWRPNRKELLSTDVLKDIVEDVDLSNILHLRNVCLYVLAYAGFFRSEEVLNIRMNHIHFHEGWMIIKVEKSKTDQLRQGDQVVIAQSGGSVCPVFLLKTYLRKLDIDPHSNEFIFRPLVKTKSSYKLTQKNKSISYTTFRDQLAKSLQNVVPDPSVYGTHSFRSGGASRAANSGVNDRLFQQHGRWKSVAAKNGHIKDDISSRLSVSKSLGL encoded by the coding sequence ATGGATCCATGTCTGCAGGGCTTGGCCTCTAGGCTTCAGAAGTCTGTCTTGTCAGCGAGGGCGCCATCTACTAGTAGCACTTATTATCGAGCGTTCAAGAGATGGAAAGACTTTGCTGTCAGCAATTTAAAGAGCAATTATCTCCCTGCTAATCCTATTCACGTAGCAGTTTATTTACAGCATGTGTTAGAATCTACCAAATCCTGTAGTTCTGTTGATAGTGCTTTTTATGCCATTAAGTGGGCCCACGAGGTAGCGGGTATGGCCTCTCCTACCGATAATCAAGTAGTTTCTAGAGTTCGTGAAGCCGCCAAGAGAATTTTAGGCGCTTGGAGACCCAATAGGAAGGAGCTCCTTTCCACTGATGTCTTAAAGGACATTGTGGAAGATGTGGACTTGTCAAACATTCTGCACCTTAGAAATGTATGTCTGTATGTGTTGGCTTATGCGGGTTTTTTTAGATCCGAGGAGGTGCTTAATATCAGAATGAATCACATTCATTTCCACGAAGGGTGGATGATTATCAAAGTGGAAAAAAGTAAGACCGACCAGCTTCGACAAGGCGATCAGGTTGTTATTGCTCAATCAGGGGGTAGCGTCTGTCCGGTTTTCTTATTGAAAACCTACCTTAGGAAGTTAGATATCGACCCCCACTCCAATGAATTTATTTTCCGACCTTTGGTTAAAACTAAGTCCTCCTACAAGTTGACTCAGAAGAATAAGTCTATTTCCTATACAACGTTTAGGGATCAGTTAGCCAAAAGCCTACAGAACGTAGTTCCTGATCCCTCTGTTTATGGGACTCATTCCTTTCGGTCAGGTGGAGCCTCTAGGGCCGCCAACAGTGGGGTTAATGATAGGCTTTTCCAGCAACATGGAAGATGGAAGAGTGTTGCAGCTAAGAATGGTCACATCAAGGACGACATTTCTTCACGACTTTCAGTCTCGAAGTCTTTGGGGCTTTAG